A single window of Vigna unguiculata cultivar IT97K-499-35 chromosome 1, ASM411807v1, whole genome shotgun sequence DNA harbors:
- the LOC114192443 gene encoding nicastrin, translating into MALIVLSLFLLLFTFQLPFRSSGQSSSMESVPDLQNTMYASIEGYPCVRLLNLSGNIGCSNPGRDKVVAPIVRFGNVDKIAEPSAILVSVEDFPTLFTRISDDSRFASKVSGVLVEPSTDLQNKINGFSPDQKFPQGQFAPYRNTGYEWNPNGSGVMWKSYNFPVFLLTESGSKTLQEFVTKNKDKKKAYTSNVAEFDLVMQTVKSGTLDSESCLKEETCLPLGGYSVWSSLPRINTSSLQQSKPILMTVASMDSASFFRDKSLGADSPISGLIALLAAVDALSHLDSLGDLSKQLVFAVFTGEAWGYLGSRRFLVELDLHSDAVRGLNHGLIEKVIEIGSVGKGLSGGVNNFFAHTEGDSSSTNQTMAALKRAQESLLSENIKIASASSSNPGIPPSSLMSFLEKNPAISGVVLEDFDSVFVNKFYHSHLDDLSNVNSSAVVAAASLVARTLYILASKNEDIHDSTLAAINVNVSLVEQLMGCLLDCDPGLSCELVKKYISPMSTCPSHYVGVILDEPSSTPYTGYINDVPRFIWNFLADRTSIPRKANSSGCQHGCNDRDEVCIKAETDGKGVCVLSTTRYVPAYSTRLKFESGVWNVLPPNSSEKMGVVDPVWTESNWNSIGMRVYTVQNASYDRLVLFGGITLTIFSYLAIATARTLFSKAMKRD; encoded by the exons ATGGCGCTAATCgttctctctctcttcctcctcctcttcaCCTTCCAACTTCCCTTCCGCTCCTCTG GACAATCGAGCTCCATGGAATCAGTTCCCGATCTTCAGAACACTATGTATGCTTCCATCGAAGGATATCCTTGCGTGCGCCTGCTTAATCTATCTGGAAACATCGGTTGTTCTA ATCCTGGACGAGATAAGGTTGTGGCTCCTATTGTACGGTTCGGAAATGTTGACAAAATAGCTGAGCCGTCTGCTATACTGGTGTCAGTGGAGGACTTTCCAACTCTCTTTACTAG AATATCAGATGACTCTAGATTTGCTAGTAAAGTCAGTGGTGTACTTGTGGAACCAAGTACTGATTTGCAGAATAAGATAAACG GATTTTCTCCTGATCAAAAGTTTCCACAAGGTCAATTTGCGCCTTACCGTAATACCGGCTATGAATGGAATCCAAAT GGTTCTGGTGTTATGTGGAAATCCTACAACTTTCCTGTGTTTTTACTCACAGAAAGTGGGTCAAAGACTCTTCAAGAG TTTGTAACAAAGAACAAGGACAAAAAGAAAGCTTATACTTCTAATGTCGCTGAGTTTGATCTGGTGATGCAG ACAGTGAAATCTGGGACACTTGATTCAGAGTCTTGTTTAAAAGAAGAAACGTGCCTTCCTTTAGGTGGATACAG TGTCTGGTCATCTCTTCCTCGGATCAACACTTCCTCCTTACAGCAGTCTAAGCCCATTTTAATGACAGTGGCTTCCATGGATTCTGCTTCATTTTTTCGGGACAAAAGCCTTGGGGCAGACTCCCCTATTTCT GGTTTAATTGCATTACTCGCGGCTGTTGATGCACTCTCTCATTTGGATAGTCTTGGTGACCTTAGTAAACAG CTTGTTTTTGCAGTTTTCACTGGAGAGGCATGGGGTTATCTTGGAAGTAGGAGATTTTTGGTAGAACTTGACTTGCACTCAGATGCTGTTCGTGGCCTTAATCATGGATTAATTGAAAAG GTCATTGAAATTGGTTCTGTGGGAAAGGGTCTCAGTGGAGGTGTTAACAACTTTTTCGCTCATACAGAAGGG GATTCTTCTTCCACAAATCAGACAATGGCTGCCTTGAAACGTGCACAGGAGTCACTGTTATCTGAAAACATAAAGATAGCATCTGCAAGTTCTTCAAATCCTGGGATACCTCCATCGTCTTTAATGTCCTTTTTGGAAAAG AATCCTGCAATATCTGGTGTCGTTCTTGAAGATTTTGACTCTGTCTTTGTCAACAAGTTCTACCATAGTCACCTAGATGATTTAT CAAATGTGAATTCATCAGCTGTTGTTGCTGCTGCTTCTCTTGTTGCCCGTACACTTTACATACTCGCTAGTAAAAATGAAGATATTCATGATTCAACTTTGGCTGCTATAAATGTTAATGTCTCACTTGTTGAACAACTTATGGGTTGCTTGTTGGACTGTGATCCTGGTCTTTCTTGTGAACTGGTGAAGAAATATATTTCACCCATGTCAACCTGTCCAAGCCATTATGTTGGTGTTATCTTGGATGAACCTTCATCGACACCATATACAGGATACATCAATGATGTTCCCAGGTTCATTTGGAATTTTCTGGCTGATAGGACTTCTATCCCCAGGAAGGCTAACAGCTCAGGTTGTCAACACGGTTGCAATGATAGAGATGAAGTTTGCATCAAAGCAGAGACCGATGGAAAGGGAGTTTGTGTTCTCTCTACAACAAG GTATGTTCCAGCATACTCAACACGGCTAAAATTTGAATCAGGAGTGTGGAATGTTTTGCCTCCTAATTCCTCTGAAAAAATGGGGGTTGTGGACCCTGTCTGGACTGAGAGCAACTGGAATTCAATAGGTATGCGGGTGTACACAGTCCAAAATGCTTCTTATGACCGGCTTGTTCTGTTTGGGGGCATCACTTTGACAATCTTCTCATACCTTGCAATAGCAACTGCTAGAACCTTGTTTTCCAAAGCAATGAAGAGGGACTGA
- the LOC114177920 gene encoding signal peptidase complex subunit 3B-like, with product MHSVGYRANALLTFAVTILALMCGMASLSDNFNSPSPSAHVQVLNINWFQKQPNANDEVSMTLNISADLQSLFTWNTKQVFVFLAAEYETPKHSLNQISLWDGIIPSKEHAKFWIHTSNKYRFIDQGSNLRGKEYNLTIHWHVMPKTGKMFADKIVMPGFRLPEEYR from the exons ATGCATTCAGTGGGGTATCGAGCGAACGCATTGCTGACCTTCGCCGTCACCATTCTGGCTCTTATGTGCGGCATGGCCTCTCTCTCCGACAACTTCAATTCCCCCTCTCCCTCCGCCCATGTCCAG GTCTTGAACATCAACTGGTTTCAGAAACAGCCCAACGCCAATGACGAG GTCAGCATGACATTGAATATATCAGCAGATTTGCAGTCCCTTTTTACATGGAACACAAAACAG gtttttgtttttcttgctGCCGAGTATGAAACTCCTAAGCATTCCTTGAATCAG ATATCTTTATGGGATGGTATCATACCCTCTAAAGAGCATGCTAAGTTTTGGATTCATACATCAAATAAGTACCGCTTCATTGACCAG GGAAGCAATTTGCGCGGCAAAGAATATAACCTGACTATTCATTGGCATGTTATGCCTAAGACTGGCAAAATGTTTGCAGATAAAATAGTCATGCCAGGTTTCAGATTGCCAGAGGAATATAGATGA
- the LOC114192456 gene encoding agamous-like MADS-box protein AGL80: protein MTRKKVKLAFIVNDSARKATFKKRKKGLMKKVSELSTLCGIDACAIVYSPYDPQPEVWPSPMGVQRVLAKFRRMPELEQSKKMVNQESFLRQRILKAKDQLKKQRKDNREKEMTQLMFQYLSAGKIMHNISMVDLNDLAWLIDQNLKDINRRIEVLTKNAQSQTQVAAPAVTDAVSKIEDKGQGSHSGQGFDINMDLMQKQNWFMNLMNNGGGGNETMPFGDVNQQNGFWPNPFFH, encoded by the coding sequence ATGACTAGAAAGAAGGTGAAGTTGGCATTCATAGTGAATGACTCAGCTAGGAAGGCAACATtcaagaagaggaagaagggtcTGATGAAGAAGGTGAGTGAACTTAGCACCCTCTGTGGGATTGATGCATGTGCTATAGTTTATAGTCCTTATGATCCTCAACCTGAGGTTTGGCCATCCCCAATGGGGGTTCAAAGGGTGCTTGCCAAGTTCAGGAGAATGCCTGAATTGGAGCAAAGCAAGAAGATGGTGAACCAAGAGAGTTTTCTGAGGCAGAGAATCCTAAAGGCCAAAGACCagttgaagaaacaaaggaaggACAATAGGGAAAAAGAGATGACTCAGCTCATGTTTCAGTACCTCAGTGCTGGtaaaattatgcataatatAAGCATGGTTGATTTGAATGATCTGGCATGGTTGATTGACCAGAATCTGAAGGACATCAACAGAAGGATTGAGGTGTTGACTAAGAATGCTCAGAGTCAAACCCAAGTTGCAGCACCAGCGGTGACTGATGCTGTTTCCAAGATTGAAGACAAGGGGCAAGGGAGTCATAGTGGCCAGGGATTTGATATCAACATGGATCTCATGCAGAAGCAGAACTGGTTTATGAACTTGATGAATAATGGTGGTGGTGGGAATGAGACTATGCCTTTTGGAGATGTTAATCAACAAAATGGCTTTTGGCCAAACCCATTTTTCCATTGA